In one window of Augochlora pura isolate Apur16 unplaced genomic scaffold, APUR_v2.2.1 APUR_unplaced_5364, whole genome shotgun sequence DNA:
- the LOC144477930 gene encoding uncharacterized protein LOC144477930, translating into INFGCLLANKNFKTAGEQYVLCDFVAPNESTDPIMLLNVLREMHTGHGQHILIDCYYTDIRRQWTFDDLIHVKRQLPHVTSRCLGDKYVDFYTCHSILTKFHDGYGVSFSTEEVTRYSIKFPEADIVSSSVKELGITNLRITPSTKSTVSITNLKGSVANRVTDLEKQLMLNTQGFTCYIDVTEEERLRMIDHAMLEPDGSCDTRNFYEQYAKLEKDFGLDKPLVHEIGRTDTRKAMQSLIKKYPPSRLLLETSSKYTPYKCVVNESRKQDISRYTDMIHAPRNYLQNQMWNLRLYAVFGNPHGACLEDGVVIDAKTASKLPKVTYMTCITIEFTAKTKKAAECMHFSKLDESAGSIKTETLIGYVVANEELRVQSSKHNQVKHSQIGKHHYYHIWYLPKNSNLYDSLSVSHTINNTRMTIVINGEIKVPIADGTKLANAYGQKNVCSKLEDLSSCWGITRTGKRVHAQIVYSDVSIIGRTTSGQIRDALTSDELAIGPNGEIIAPLDIAVHSIHPYTN; encoded by the coding sequence TATTATGTTACTAAACGTATTACGAGAAATGCATACGGGCCATGGTCAGCATATACTTATCGATTGTTACTACACAGATATACGTCGCCAGTGGACTTTTGACGATCTGATACACGTAAAGCGGCAATTGCCACACGTAACCAGTCGGTGTCTCGGTGACAAATACGTTGATTTTTACACGTGTCATTCGATTTTAACTAAATTTCATGACGGCTACGGTGTTTCTTTCTCCACCGAAGAGGTCACTCGATACTCTATCAAGTTCCCCGAGGCAGACATTGTCTCGTCCAGTGTGAAAGAGCTAGGTATCACGAATCTTCGCATAACTCCGTCGACAAAATCTACCGTTAGCATAACGAATTTAAAGGGTAGTGTGGCTAATCGAGTGACCGATTTGGAGAAACAGTTAATGTTAAACACTCAAGGTTTCACTTGCTACATTGACGTTACCGAGGAGGAACGTTTACGTATGATTGATCACGCGATGTTGGAACCAGACGGTAGCTGTGATACGCGAAATTTCTACGAGCAATACGCGAAACTTGAAAAAGATTTCGGCCTGGACAAGCCATTAGTTCACGAAATTGGACGTACCGACACGCGTAAAGCTATGcaatcgttaattaaaaagtaccCACCGTCTAGATTATTATTGGAAACTAGCAGTAAATATACACCGTATAAGTGTGTGGTGAACGAATCTCGTAAACAAGATATATCTCGATACACAGACATGATACATGCGCCTAGAAATTATCTACAGAACCAAATGTGGAATCTTCGATTATACGCTGTGTTTGGTAATCCACATGGCGCGTGTCTAGAAGACGGAGTAGTTATCGATGCAAAAACAGCATCGAAGCTTCCAAAGGTTACCTACATGACGTGTATCACGATAGAATTTACCGCCAAGACGAAAAAAGCCGCGGAATGTATGCATTTCAGTAAACTCGACGAATCGGCTGGTAGTATAAAAACAGAAACGTTAATCGGTTATGTCGTTGCCAATGAAGAGTTACGTGTACAATCTAGTAAACATAATCAAGTCAAGCATTCACAGATAGGTAAacatcattattatcatatatggTATCTGCCAAAGAACTCAAATCTATACGATAGTTTGTCGGTTTCGCACACAATCAACAATACACGTATgacaattgttattaatgGAGAGATCAAAGTGCCGATTGCCGATGGTACAAAGTTGGCTAATGCCTATGGACAAAAGAACGTTTGCTCGAAACTTGAAGATTTGTCGTCATGTTGGGGCATAACACGTACCGGGAAACGTGTTCATGCACAAATTGTATATAGCGATGTGTCTATCATCGGTCGAACTACCTCCGGACAGATACGCGACGCGTTGACTTCTGACGAATTAGCTATAGGGCCTAATGGAGAGATCATTGCACCGTTAGACATTGCTGTACATTCCATTCATCCGtatacgaat